CACCACATCCGGCACCACAGCGGTGCGCTGCGCCGGTCTGCTGTGGACGGACGATCTCTCGACGGCTCATGACGGAGGTCCGCCCACCCAGGCCTCGCGCGTCACACCGCAGCGAAGGTAGCAATAGTGAAAACGATTGTCACTTCAATTAGTGCGTTCGGGCTAGAGCGTCAGGAGGCGCGACCGAGACGGCAGGGAGATCACGGGTGGACCAGATCCAGGCGCCTGCGGCGCGGTCTCTCGTCCGCGTGGGTCCGCCGGGCGGGGTGGAGCCGCTCGGGGCGAACCGACGGCAGGCACGGTGGACCGACACGGAGGAGGTGAGGGCGTGGCCTCGTTCGACGGTCATCGTGATGCCGTGCTCCATGTCGCTCGGCACGCGGGGAAGGGATGGCCTGCCACGACCTCCGGCGCTCGGACGCGACGGGCCTCGTAGGCGACGGCGTGCCGATCGACATGGTCCGGCGGGCGGATCCGGGGCATGAGCGGTCGTCGACGACGCGCGACGCCTACACCCGGGGAGCGGACCACAGCCCTCGACTTCTCGACCCGCTCGGTGATCCCGACGACGAGGGAACAGCGGGCCTGCTCGCGCCGCTCCGCTGACTTCTCGCCGACTGACAGGCATCCGATACGACGAAAGGCCCCGGTGCACGGCTCGCTTCCGAGCCTGTGACCTGGGCCTTTCGACTGTGGGCGATACTGGGATCGAACCAGTGACCTCTTCGGTGTGAATGATGCTGCGCAATGGCCGCTGCCTGCGTGAATACGATCGCGGCAGGCAGAGCGGTCTCGTGAGGAGCCGTCTGGGCGTGATTCAGCGTCGTCGAACGCGCCCGGCAGCTCCCATTCCGCTCCCAGCGGCTGTGCCCGGCAGCTCGTCGAAGCCAGCCGAACCGACGGACGCCCAGTAGCCACGACGAGGTCCGGCGGTCGCCGGCGGATGCCGCCCCGGCCCGATGGGGCGACGGCCGACCTCCTACGGGCTCGGATGACCGAGCGAGTCGACAGGTGTGGCCGGTGCATCACGAGTTGGCTTCGATCGGCATCCGCCTAGCAGCCATCGAGCCGCGCGGCCGGGATCGGAACCGCGGTGGCAGCCCGCCGTGCCGTCGATCCAGGGCAGCGTCGGCGCGCCGCGAGCGGCGGCCTCCCGCGTCGTGTCCCCGACTCGTTCGGCGGCGGATCGTCGAGTTCCACGGCTCAACGTAGCGAGCCGTCTTCTCGGATCGTCAACGAGCGTCGGCGACAGACTTGTGTGGGAGCGATGACGACGCAGCGCCCCTCCTGTGCCCGCCGCCTCGAGGTTCAGGCATGACTCCTCGTAGGAGCGATGAAGACTCGCCAGCCACTGCGCCGCGAAGTTCGCCGTGTTCCGGTTGGAACTCCTCGTAGGAGCGATGAAGACTGGTGTCCAGTTAATGGGCGGGATGCGGCGGTTCGTGTTGGAACTCCTCGTAGGAGCGATGAAGACCGTCATGCCGCCTCATCGGCACCGCCGGGCCGGACGTGTTGGAACTCCTCGTAGGAGCGATGAAGACCGTCCCCCGCCGGCCGACCGGCGGACGGGTTCGAATGTTGGAACTCCTCGTAGGAGCGATGAAGACACGGGGCCGATTCGCATACAGCACCTCGCCCGGATCGGGTTGGAACTCCTCGTAGGAGCGATGAAGACGGGAGCAGCGTCCCCCCGCCGCGTCGGGGCGGGTCGTGTTGGAACTCCTCGTAGGAGCGATGAAGACTTCGTCCCCCCGCCGAATTCCGCGATAACCCCCGTGCGTTGGAACTCCTCGTAGGAGCGATGAAGACCCGAGAGTAAAGTCGCAGGTCACAGCACCTTCGGGGAGGCGCCGGAGCAGCAGTTCTGCAGCGTACCGGAGGTGTGACATCAACCCCCGGGGGTCTGCTGAAATCGGCGGCTCCCGGGACGCCGGGTGGCTCGCAATCGCGAGGGCCGCCGGGTGGGTTGGATTCGGTGTGGGAAGCCGACGGCGGCGGGCACGAGGAGAGGCCGACGAGCCCGATGGAGACGAACCGGCCGGGGGTCGCCGTCTGCTCATCGAGGTCGCGTGGTGGTGGTCAAGGACGACTGAGGGCGGGGAAGGGCTCGTAGGCGCTGCCGCCCTGGGTGCGGGTGAAGGCGGTCCAGCGGTCGTGTTCCGGCGCGGCCAGGCGCGCACCGAGTGCCACGGCGATGGCGACGGGGCCGTTGAGGAAGATCGCATGCCGTCCGTTCCTGGCTCCTTCAGGCAGCGGCGCCGCGCGCCAGGCACGACAGGTCTGCTCCACCACCCCGCTGAAGGTCTCGGTGTCCTCGTTCAAGCGGTCCGTCGACGACCTGCGGAGGCGGAGGACGTAGCCGATGCCGTACTGGCGACATGCCGCCTGTACCTGATCGAAGAACTGATCGCCGAATCCCTGCACGTCCACGGCGAGCGCGACCATGGTGGGGTCGCCGTCGTCCACCGCCGTCAACCGGTCGACGATCAGCGGCTCGGCACCGAGGGCGCCGACGCGAAGGGAGACCGCCGGGAAGTACGCCGGTGACCCATTGCCCTGTCGCATCGCATGCACCATGACCTCGCGGGCGTGGGTATGCCCTAATCGCGCGCCGAACCAGAACCCGACGTGCAACCGCATCGTCGGGATCAGGTTCACTCGGGCGGCGTCCGGCGCGAGGCGGCCTGCCATCGTCAACCCCGACCTCGTCTCCTCCGCCAGCGCGTCGACCAGCCGCGGATCCAAGACATCGTCTTGGGACAGCTCGATACCGGCCCTCAACGTCACCGCGCAGGTGCTTTGACTGAACGCCGTCGCCTGCTCCTCCAACTGCCGGGCTTGTGACAGCTCACGACGAGAGTCGGCCGCCGTCACCACGATGCCGACTCGTACCCGACGGCGTCCTCGACCCCGCAGGCCGAGTCCCAGCGCGACGAGTCCGAGCCCCACGACGAAGGCCAGGACGAACCACCATCGCCCGGCGGGCTCGTCCGCCACGAACGACTTCGCCGCCTCCACTCCGAACCCGCCCGCCACCGTCGCGCCCACGGCCACCGCCGCCGTGCCGTCGGTGACGAGCGCCCACCCGGCGGATGAGCGCGCCGTGGTGCCACCGGAGCCGACCACGTCCAGCCGGGGCGGACCCGACACTGTTGAACCTGTCACCACAACCGTCCGTTCAGGAGATGCACGCCCGATGCGGCGTGATCGAATCGGCAGAACTCCGCCACTCTAATTCCGGCAACCCGCGCCCGTGGCATCCGTTCTCGATCCTGTGCGCCTTCGTGACATGACCACGCTGGGCGGTCAAGGGTTCCGCGGGCCGCAGCTCTCGTGGACGCCCTGGTTCCGGCGAATCAGGCTCCCGCGTCAAGCGATAAGGACACGATGAATCAGCGAAGTAGAGGCTGCTTGCCGCGGTGGATCTTTTCACAGAGTCGATGAAGACCGAGCATCGAGTTGATCGACGCGCTCCCTCCGGTGCCGACGGCCCTGCGGTGTTGGAACCCTTCACAGGGCGACGAAGACGTCGGCAGCGTCGGGCACGTCATCGCCTGGCTGCCGCTGTTGGAACCCCTCGTAGGAACGATGAGGACGACCGACATCGTCGCAACGATCGACACCGTGCTCGCGTTGGCACCCCTCCTAGGGGCGATGAGGACACCTGAGGTTCGCCCGAGCGTCTCGTCCCAGTGCAGTTGGAACCCCTCCTAGGGGCGATGAGGACGGGCCGCGATGGGCCGGACCTCCGCCGAGCAGGCGTGTTGGAACCCCTCCTAGGGGCGATGAGGACCGGAGGCGGAGATGACCACAGCGTCCGCGCTGAACACGTTGGAACCCCTCCTAGGGGCGATGAGGACCAGGCTTGCGGATCGTGATCCCGGTCGGCACCCAACGCGTTGGAACCCCTCCTAGGGGCGATGAGGACCCGAGAGTAAAGCCGCAGGTAGACGGGCCTGCGAGTGGGTGTTTTCGTAGCTGTTGTGCAGAGACCCCGCAGTCTGACATGGCGCGCCGGGGGTCTGCTGAAACTGCGGAGTGGCGAACGGGAGCGGCACCACCGACCACCTCCAGTCTGCGTGCCTCGCCGAGCCCGCATCGTGCACGCGCCCTGCCGGGGCTCGGCTGCCGTGGCTCATCGTAGGCAGGCGCCCTGCTCGGAGATCCGCGAGCCCTGTCGACGCTCTGTATCACCCGGCACGGTGTCTTCGTCACCGGGTTCGATCGAGGTGGCTGGGAAATCCGCTGTGTCGAGCGGGTCGGCACGGTCGGGCGCGCTTCTCCCCGATGCGGAAGCAGAGCCTTCACTGCCTGGGTGCCGTTGACGGCTGCCTCGTCAGTGGCGAATCGCTCGGCCGTCTTCCGTGGAGATTCGAACAGCGGACCGCGCGCGACCATGTCCGACCCGCGAACCCCATTGTTGCGTCGGCAATGATATCTGAGAATCCCGGCATTCGATGCGTAGCCGATTTTCGGTAGAGTCCCCCGGTCGCGTCAAAGGCAGGGGGATGTCGATGCGATTTCATGGAGGGTTCGCTCGCGGGGGCGGCGCGCCGGCGCCGGTGTCGAGCGAGATGCCGGGTCCGATCCGGCCGGTAGCCGAGGGCAGGAGCGATCCCGTGGCCTGTCGTGTGACTGGTCGTCTCGGCATGCGGTCGTTCGCTCGCGTTCGGGTGGCTTCATACCGGCCGCGAAGGCCGCTCGCGAATGCCGATCGCACCGTCATCGGTGATCGCCCCGATGGGGCCTGCGGATGTCGTGCGGTCCGTCGGGATCACGGGCGAGGAAGCCTGTCACGGCGGCCCGGCGTGTGCCGCGCTGTGGGGCGCCCGCGTGATCCGGCGTCCGCCTTGTCGGCCTGACCTGTCCGTCCGCACCTGTCGTTGTCTCGAGGGGGAGCCGGCACGATGCCCGCTGTCATCAATCCGTACACCTTCGTCCCGTTTCCGGAGGTCGATCCGCACGCCTTCCGTCGTCCCCCGGCCGGACATACCCGGCTCGGACCCGCCGAGGACGGCCGCGAGAGGTACTCGGGGCGGGTCGAGGTGGTGTGGACGAATCGCAGTCCGCTGCATCTGGCGACCGGTGAGACCGACGACGCCGGTGTCGCCGTCTTCCCGCGTCGGCGCTCTTCGGCGGACGGGGATCTCCGGCCGTTCCTGCCTGGTTCGACGGTGGCCGGGGTGGTGCGCAACCTGCATGAGAACCTCGTCGGCGGCTGTCTGCGGATCTTCGACGCCGACTTCACGCCGGACTATCGCGACGAGGTCGTCGACGCCCGCTCGACCGATGCCGGTCGACAACGGGGGTGGACGTTGGCGCGGGTTCTCCAGGTGCGTGACGGGCGGCCGAGTGTGCTGACCATCTGCCGCCAGGTCGTCTGGATCGAGTCGGGGGCGTTGGCCGAGGCGCTGGGTGATCCGGAGCTGATCGTCACGGGCGAACAGATCGTCGTGGACGGGGTGTCGACGAACGCGCGGAAGCAGACCGTCAAGAATCCCGACCAGGTCAAGCCCGGTCGGGGCTGGGTGCTGCTGGTCAGCGATGCCGCCGCCCGTCCGGAGACGGGGAAGTACTACGTCGCGGCCGGGCGTCTCGGCGACCAGGAGTACACGCACGCGGAAGAGGACGATCCTGCTGCCTGGCAGCGGTTCACGCGGCTGGTGGACAGCGGTGAGGACAGGCGCCTCGCCCGTCGTGCGGCGCGGGAGTCCGATGCGGCGGAGGGCACGGGGGACGACGGCGCGGCCGAGCGGGTCGCGGTGCGGTTCGGGCCGGCGGGCCGGGAGCGGTTGATCGGGTATCGACACCGCGCGCGACGGACCGCTTATCCGGGTCAGGTGCTGTGGGTGCGGTGCGAGGACGGTGAGATCGTCGAGTTCGCCCAGTCCGCCGTCTGGCGACATGTCGGCTCCGGGGCGGCGGGCGAGCGGGTTCCTCCGGAGCTGCTGGCCTGCTCCGACGCGCGGCAGCTGTGCCCCACCTGTCGTGTCTTCGGGTCCGTCGACGCAGAGGGATCGCCCACCGGAGAGGGGGACGGGGAGGATCTTCGTGCTCGGCAGCGGGCGTATCGGGGACATCTCCGGTTCGCCGACGGGATTCTCGTCAACGAGGTCACGGAGACGATTCGACGGTTTCCGATGTTGAGCACGCCGCGCCCCGGCGCCGGACAGTCCTATCTGGAACCGCAGGGCAGGGGCAGGTCCGCCCCGCTGGGCCGGCCTGCGCTGCGGGAGTGGGGTTCCGGCCTGGACGGCACGGGCCGCGGTCCTCGGCGGTTACGCGGCAGGAAGCACTACTGGTTGACCAGGGACTACGCTCGGCGCCCGTTCTTCCGGCTGTCCACCGAGACCATGCCGCCGCGCGCCACGGGAGCGTTCGGGCCGGAGTCGAGTCTGGGGCGTTGTCTGGAGCCGGGCGGGCGGTTTCGCGTCGCCGTCTCCTACGAGAACCTCGATCTGGTCGAGCTCGGCGGCCTGCTCGCCGCGCTCGATCCCGCTCTCGTGCTGCGAGCCGCGGACGAGACCGGGTTGATCGGCTTCGCGGTGGGCCACGCGCGTCCGCTGGGACTGGGCAGCTGTACCAGTGAGATCACCGCGCTCACCGTGGACACCGCGCGCAGCAGGTACGGCGGTGCGTCGCAGCCGACGGTGACGATCGCGGACGCGGTGTCGGCGTTCACCGCCGCCGTCGACCCCGGTGTGCACCGCGTGTGGGCGATGCTCACCTCCGCGCTGACGTTGGACCACGTCGATCCGAGCCACGTCTACTACCCCACCCCGAACGGCGTGCCCGCCGGACCGCTGGAGCCTGCGGACCTGGAGCCCGACTTCACGTTCTGGCAGGAGTCGCGGGGTGTGACGACGTCGACCGAGGAGTTGCCGTTGATCGTGCTGCCGGAGATCACCGACCCGCCCGAGGCCCAGTTCCTTCCCCGCCCACAGCGCAGAGAGCTGCCGAAGCCTAAGAAGAACCAGGGCAGGTCCGCGGGCGGCGGGCAGCGTCGGGGCAAGGGCAAGTCGGGAAGGAATCGTCGCTGATGCCGACCTACCTGGACATCGCCGCCGTGCGCATCCAACGCTATCTGGCCCGCACCCCCACGCTACGGGGACGGCGTGCCGCCAGCGCCGCGCTGGTGGAGATGCGTTCGGTGGCCGCTGACGCGCTCGTGGACAGCGCCAGCGCGCGGCGCAACGAGGAGGCCGGGGAGATCGACGGCGTCATCAGCCTCACCGTCGACCCGCCCGGAAAGGTCGACGAGGTGGCCTCCGTCGTGCTGCGCGCGCTGCGTTCACGCCTGCCGGGGGCCGAGTTCCACGCGATCTCGGGCACCGGAGAGGACTACGTCACCGCCTACGCGCGGGAGATGCGCCCCGGCATCGTCGCCGGCCGCGGCCGGGCCGACCTGCCGACGGCGGCGGAGTTCCCCCTGGCCGCGCCGTGCCGGGTCTGCGGTGTCGACCCTGCCGTCGACTCGGTCGACCTCGGTGACGACGGCGTCCGCGAGGTCTGTGCCGACTGCGCGGAACGGCACACCCGCCAGGCGTTGGCGGAGAGTCGCACCGCCGAACGCCGCCTGGCCCGGCGGCTGAACCTCGACGCGGCGCCACGCGGTTTCGAGGACCTCGCGGCGATGGGCGCCCGGCAGACCCGTATCGCCGTGATCCACGCCGACGGCAACCGGGTCGGCAGGTTCTTCCTCGATCTCGCGGCGCTGCCCGCGGATCGGCTGCCCGAGCGGCAGACGGTGGTCCGCAGGCTGTCGGAGGCCACCTTCGACGCGCTGGCCGCGGCGACGATGGCGATACGAGACGCCGGGGCCCGGACCCTGCCGGTGATTCCGCATGTGCTCGGCGGTGACGACGTCCTGGCCAGTGTCCCCGCCGACCGTGCGTGGCGCTTCGTTCGGGTGCTGCTCCGCGAGTTCGGCGAGCGCATGAACCGGCTGGTGAAGAGCCTCGGGCTCGCCGGAGAGATCACCGCGC
This genomic stretch from Actinoalloteichus hoggarensis harbors:
- a CDS encoding SAVED domain-containing protein, with amino-acid sequence MTGSTVSGPPRLDVVGSGGTTARSSAGWALVTDGTAAVAVGATVAGGFGVEAAKSFVADEPAGRWWFVLAFVVGLGLVALGLGLRGRGRRRVRVGIVVTAADSRRELSQARQLEEQATAFSQSTCAVTLRAGIELSQDDVLDPRLVDALAEETRSGLTMAGRLAPDAARVNLIPTMRLHVGFWFGARLGHTHAREVMVHAMRQGNGSPAYFPAVSLRVGALGAEPLIVDRLTAVDDGDPTMVALAVDVQGFGDQFFDQVQAACRQYGIGYVLRLRRSSTDRLNEDTETFSGVVEQTCRAWRAAPLPEGARNGRHAIFLNGPVAIAVALGARLAAPEHDRWTAFTRTQGGSAYEPFPALSRP
- a CDS encoding TIGR03986 family type III CRISPR-associated RAMP protein, which codes for MPAVINPYTFVPFPEVDPHAFRRPPAGHTRLGPAEDGRERYSGRVEVVWTNRSPLHLATGETDDAGVAVFPRRRSSADGDLRPFLPGSTVAGVVRNLHENLVGGCLRIFDADFTPDYRDEVVDARSTDAGRQRGWTLARVLQVRDGRPSVLTICRQVVWIESGALAEALGDPELIVTGEQIVVDGVSTNARKQTVKNPDQVKPGRGWVLLVSDAAARPETGKYYVAAGRLGDQEYTHAEEDDPAAWQRFTRLVDSGEDRRLARRAARESDAAEGTGDDGAAERVAVRFGPAGRERLIGYRHRARRTAYPGQVLWVRCEDGEIVEFAQSAVWRHVGSGAAGERVPPELLACSDARQLCPTCRVFGSVDAEGSPTGEGDGEDLRARQRAYRGHLRFADGILVNEVTETIRRFPMLSTPRPGAGQSYLEPQGRGRSAPLGRPALREWGSGLDGTGRGPRRLRGRKHYWLTRDYARRPFFRLSTETMPPRATGAFGPESSLGRCLEPGGRFRVAVSYENLDLVELGGLLAALDPALVLRAADETGLIGFAVGHARPLGLGSCTSEITALTVDTARSRYGGASQPTVTIADAVSAFTAAVDPGVHRVWAMLTSALTLDHVDPSHVYYPTPNGVPAGPLEPADLEPDFTFWQESRGVTTSTEELPLIVLPEITDPPEAQFLPRPQRRELPKPKKNQGRSAGGGQRRGKGKSGRNRR
- a CDS encoding Cas10/Cmr2 second palm domain-containing protein; this encodes MPTYLDIAAVRIQRYLARTPTLRGRRAASAALVEMRSVAADALVDSASARRNEEAGEIDGVISLTVDPPGKVDEVASVVLRALRSRLPGAEFHAISGTGEDYVTAYAREMRPGIVAGRGRADLPTAAEFPLAAPCRVCGVDPAVDSVDLGDDGVREVCADCAERHTRQALAESRTAERRLARRLNLDAAPRGFEDLAAMGARQTRIAVIHADGNRVGRFFLDLAALPADRLPERQTVVRRLSEATFDALAAATMAIRDAGARTLPVIPHVLGGDDVLASVPADRAWRFVRVLLREFGERMNRLVKSLGLAGEITAPTMTAAVLFARHDESFATIVASAEDALTRGKRAGAGRAAWVCFHDLTTEGRRDEGRVVSLAALQTGQTHLDALARAPRSLRENLAAALADGGAGAARAHSHRLGVTASLPFLPPAPPDPAPDGEPPADAEPTGPDDRRVDLDTALRIARWWR